The window TCCACCGCGAGCTGAGGGAAGAAGGGCTGTTCTTCCGCACGCATCAGCTGCTGTACTACCCCTTCCTGCAGGAGGTAGAGAAGCTGGGGCTTGCTGCCGGCAGCGGAGACAAATGGCTGCGGCTCGGAGCAGTTAAGCTGTTCGCCGACGGAGCCATCGGAGGGCGGACTGCCCTGCTGGAGCAGCCTTACAGCGATGCACCTGAGACCTCCGGCATCGCAATCCATACTCAGGAGGGTCTGAATGAAATCGTCAGAGCAGCCCGCAGGCTTTCCTATCCTGTAGCTGTTCATGCCATCGGGGACGCCGCGGCCCGGATGACACTTGAGGCGATGGAGCATGTCCGTCTGCCGCTGGATGCGGCCCTTCCGGACCGGTTCATTCACGCGCAGGTGTTGAATCACAGTCTGGTGGAGCAGATGCGCAGCCTGCGGCTGATCGCCGATATCCAGCCGCGTTTTGTGGCTAGCGACTTCCCCTGGGTGCTGGACCGGGTAGGCCCGGCCAGAACAGAATATCTCTATGCCTGGGCGAAGCTATTGCAGGCCGGAATTACCTGCGCCGGGGGAAGTGATGCGCCGATCGAGCCGCTGAGCCCGTTTTTGGGCATGCATGCCGCAGTCACGCGCAGTAAGCCGGGAGAGCGGCATGCGGGCTATCTGCCGGAGGAAAAGCTGAGTCTTGGGCAGGCGCTCCGACTGTTCACGGAAGGCAGTGCTGCTGCTGCCGGAGAAGAACGGGAACGGGGCCGGATAACAACCGGCTATCATGCGGATTTTACGGTACTAGACCGGGGGATCATGACGGATGCCGATGAGCTGCTGCGTGCGAAGGTGCGGATGACGGTTGTCAACGGTATAGCAGCTTACAGTGCGGATTAACAGCGGTAACCAGGTTCTGCGGACGTGTTAGGTGAAGAGGGCCCAAGTTTATGCAACCCTGACAACGGGTTAAACGTTAATAAGGGTAGAGATTACGATATCCTGCAAATCTG of the Paenibacillus pedocola genome contains:
- a CDS encoding amidohydrolase; amino-acid sequence: MTLTLFKNGNLSAIGRPEEDAVLVENGIITAIGKSKELSLQLSGREYAVTDWDGGHVLPGLVDAHVHLGMHGMKLDMLDFTGMTSKEEMLQAIAKRAKLTPPGEWILGLNWNENEFQPAAAPHMSELDAVTEQHPVFLTRTCFHAFLGNSEAFRRAGVTASTPDFASGAYGRDSEGKLTGWIYEDAVQPFNAVQPAPDYAALKKAVRSGINDALSLGLTAVHTEDLRLLGSVETMLRIHRELREEGLFFRTHQLLYYPFLQEVEKLGLAAGSGDKWLRLGAVKLFADGAIGGRTALLEQPYSDAPETSGIAIHTQEGLNEIVRAARRLSYPVAVHAIGDAAARMTLEAMEHVRLPLDAALPDRFIHAQVLNHSLVEQMRSLRLIADIQPRFVASDFPWVLDRVGPARTEYLYAWAKLLQAGITCAGGSDAPIEPLSPFLGMHAAVTRSKPGERHAGYLPEEKLSLGQALRLFTEGSAAAAGEERERGRITTGYHADFTVLDRGIMTDADELLRAKVRMTVVNGIAAYSAD